From the genome of Muricauda sp. SCSIO 64092, one region includes:
- a CDS encoding cation diffusion facilitator family transporter, whose translation MGHQHHHSHRHKVDGKNLGISIVLNVVVTIAQMIGGLISGSLSLLSDAVHNFSDVLSLIISFLANRLSKKKASTNRTFGYKRAEIIAAFVNSATLMVVSLFLIVEAIERFLAPQEVASNWVIWLSILAILVNGFSVLLLKKDAAVNMNMKSAYLHLLTDMMASIAVLVGGLLMKFYAIFWIDPLLTLIIALYLIYVGYDLLKESTKVLMLFTPKSIAVQEIVSSICEIKGIKNVHHVHVWQLNEEEIHLEAHVDFKEDIKLSEFDVILEGIEELVYHRHGINHVNIQPEFGKCDTKKIIVQD comes from the coding sequence ATGGGACATCAGCACCATCATTCGCATAGACATAAGGTAGACGGCAAAAATCTTGGGATTTCCATTGTTCTAAATGTTGTTGTTACCATTGCCCAGATGATAGGAGGTCTTATTTCAGGTAGTCTTTCGCTACTATCCGATGCGGTTCATAATTTTAGCGATGTACTTTCCCTTATCATCAGTTTTCTGGCGAACAGATTATCAAAAAAAAAGGCTTCCACCAACAGGACATTTGGATATAAGCGCGCAGAAATTATTGCCGCTTTTGTGAATTCTGCCACCCTAATGGTGGTTTCGTTATTTCTTATTGTTGAGGCAATAGAACGGTTTTTGGCACCTCAGGAAGTTGCTTCAAATTGGGTGATCTGGCTTTCTATCCTGGCGATATTGGTCAATGGTTTTAGTGTGTTGTTATTGAAGAAGGATGCTGCCGTAAATATGAATATGAAATCGGCCTATCTTCATTTATTGACGGATATGATGGCCTCCATTGCCGTTTTAGTGGGAGGACTGCTCATGAAATTTTACGCCATTTTTTGGATAGACCCGTTATTGACCTTGATTATTGCGCTGTATTTGATTTATGTGGGTTACGATTTATTAAAGGAGTCAACCAAAGTATTGATGCTTTTTACACCAAAATCAATTGCGGTACAGGAAATTGTTTCCAGTATTTGCGAAATAAAGGGGATTAAAAACGTTCATCATGTCCATGTTTGGCAATTAAATGAAGAGGAGATTCATCTGGAGGCGCATGTGGACTTTAAAGAGGATATTAAATTATCCGAGTTTGATGTTATTTTAGAAGGCATAGAAGAATTGGTATACCATCGGCATGGAATCAATCATGTAAACATTCAACCTGAATTTGGTAAATGTGATACCAAAAAAATAATAGTCCAGGATTAG
- the dcm gene encoding DNA (cytosine-5-)-methyltransferase, which produces MQKLTVCELFAGVGGFRLGLEDTDRFKVVWSNQWEPSTKTQHASKVYEARFGAQNHSNQNIEEVPTQEIPDHDVLVGGFPCQDYSVAATLNSSKGLLGKKGVLWWSIYRILEEKKKRPQYLILENVDRLLKSPATQRGRDFAVMLKGLSDLGYAVEWRVINAAEYGFPQRRRRVFLVGHHKSSQIFKNIRENDKEQWITRNGVLATAFPVQQTRQQSTIFDFKGDLVSTSNNFNQGKTHSPFENSGLCIENIVITQKTTPSFDGPQLPLSSILLNGEVTADFYIAIDELPKWQYLKGRKKEVRTTKTGYQYQYSEGSMVFPDALDKPSRTIITGEGGKSPSRFKHVVQTAMGYRRLTPIELERLNGFPDNHTKLQGISDTKRAFFMGNALVVGVAKKIGESLISLLAD; this is translated from the coding sequence ATGCAAAAATTAACCGTTTGCGAACTTTTTGCCGGTGTTGGGGGTTTCCGATTGGGATTGGAGGATACCGATAGATTTAAGGTTGTTTGGAGTAATCAATGGGAGCCTTCCACCAAAACACAACATGCCTCAAAAGTCTATGAAGCGCGTTTTGGGGCACAGAACCACTCCAACCAAAATATTGAGGAGGTCCCTACCCAAGAAATTCCCGACCACGACGTCCTGGTGGGTGGATTTCCATGCCAAGACTATTCCGTTGCAGCAACCTTAAACAGTTCCAAGGGCCTTTTAGGTAAAAAAGGGGTGCTTTGGTGGTCCATATATCGCATTTTAGAGGAAAAGAAAAAGAGGCCCCAATATTTGATCCTGGAGAACGTGGACCGCCTGTTAAAATCACCCGCTACACAACGCGGCCGTGATTTTGCCGTCATGTTAAAGGGTCTTTCAGACTTAGGTTATGCCGTTGAATGGCGTGTAATCAATGCGGCGGAATACGGTTTTCCCCAACGTCGGAGGAGAGTGTTTTTAGTTGGGCATCACAAATCATCCCAAATTTTTAAAAACATTAGGGAAAACGATAAGGAGCAATGGATAACACGAAATGGGGTTTTGGCTACGGCCTTTCCCGTTCAACAAACCAGGCAACAATCCACAATTTTTGATTTTAAGGGAGATTTGGTTTCCACATCCAACAATTTCAATCAAGGAAAAACCCATTCCCCCTTTGAAAATTCCGGTCTCTGTATTGAAAACATCGTAATTACCCAAAAGACCACCCCAAGTTTTGATGGCCCGCAACTCCCGCTTTCCTCAATATTGCTCAATGGAGAGGTCACGGCAGATTTCTATATTGCTATTGATGAACTTCCCAAATGGCAGTATTTAAAAGGTAGAAAAAAGGAAGTTAGAACCACAAAAACAGGTTATCAATACCAATATTCCGAGGGTTCCATGGTTTTTCCGGATGCTTTGGACAAACCTTCAAGAACCATCATTACCGGTGAAGGTGGAAAATCACCTTCACGCTTTAAACACGTGGTACAAACGGCCATGGGATATCGTCGCTTAACTCCAATAGAATTGGAACGGCTCAATGGCTTTCCGGACAACCATACCAAACTTCAGGGAATATCCGACACCAAACGGGCTTTCTTCATGGGAAATGCATTGGTGGTCGGTGTGGCAAAAAAAATAGGGGAATCCCTAATCTCCCTTTTGGCGGATTAA
- a CDS encoding head GIN domain-containing protein, translated as MRKLLFPLLFFCFTALFYAQGDKITRELQPFDEVKGFDGISIELIKSNENKVEITGANTQKVAIVNNRGVLKIRMKIDKIFSGYRTFVKLYHSGDLKVVDVNEDARIYSKDTLIQDVLDVRAQESGELQLNCQTEQLLVKAITGGDIQIRGFTDNQDIIINTGGSYNGKEFKSKFTTVAVNAGGNASIYATKYVKADVKAGGTVKVFGDPEKMDEKTVFGGKVERVE; from the coding sequence ATGAGAAAATTGCTTTTTCCATTGTTATTCTTCTGTTTTACTGCACTCTTTTATGCCCAAGGAGACAAAATCACCAGGGAACTCCAACCGTTCGATGAAGTCAAGGGTTTTGACGGAATTTCCATAGAATTGATAAAATCCAACGAAAACAAGGTGGAAATTACCGGGGCAAATACACAAAAAGTGGCCATTGTCAACAATAGGGGCGTTTTAAAGATTCGAATGAAGATTGATAAAATTTTTAGCGGGTACAGGACTTTTGTAAAACTGTACCATTCCGGAGATTTAAAAGTAGTGGACGTAAATGAGGATGCCCGGATTTATTCCAAGGATACCTTAATTCAGGATGTTCTTGATGTACGGGCACAGGAAAGTGGTGAGTTACAGCTAAACTGCCAAACGGAACAGCTCTTGGTAAAGGCTATCACAGGAGGGGATATTCAAATTAGGGGCTTTACGGATAACCAGGATATCATTATCAATACGGGAGGAAGCTATAACGGAAAGGAGTTTAAAAGCAAATTCACGACCGTTGCGGTGAACGCAGGGGGAAATGCATCAATTTATGCAACCAAATATGTTAAGGCTGATGTCAAAGCTGGTGGAACGGTAAAAGTATTCGGTGATCCTGAGAAAATGGACGAAAAAACGGTTTTTGGAGGAAAAGTGGAACGCGTTGAATAA
- the rnr gene encoding ribonuclease R has product MSKKKKRARSQRKNEITKGIFTVLEAEPNKSFNYKQIASKLGITDTKERNDLIQRLGQLKAKNRIVELERGKFQKKQTKKILLQGKVDLATNGNAYIMVDGVEEDIFVPNNRLNKAFHGDIVEVSLRDRKNGRRPEGEISRVVERTKNAYVGIVEKHKTFVFVRPTDPKMYTDIFVPIERSKKAEDGTKVLVELGDWPDDTDSPYGTIKEILGMPGEHHTEIHSILAEYGLPYEFPFEVEQLANTLDTSIKEVEIQKRKDMREVLTFTIDPKDAKDFDDALSFRELENGNYEIGVHIADVSHYVIPGSILDVEAFNRATSVYLVDRVVPMLPEVLSNNACSLRPNEEKYTFSAVFEMDNNAVVRNQWFGRTVIYSNERFAYEEAQQIIEKKSNTIPKDISIREDGYQVSNEIKEAVLKLDGLAKIMREKRMDSGAISFDKIEVKFNLDEQNNPESVFFKESKDANKLIEEFMLLANRKVAEFIGRQKPKKTFVYRVHDDPDLDKLMALNGVISKFGHSVDIRDRKTINTSLNRLLENVKGKKEQNLVDTLAIRSMSKAMYTTDNIGHYGLAFDYYTHFTSPIRRYPDVMVHRLLQQYLDGGKSAGEEVLEEQCKHSSNMELLAASAERDSIKYMQIKFMQDHSDKEFIGVISGVTEWGIYVEIIENKCEGMVRIRDIKDDYYVFDERQYAVIGERFKEMYQLGDEVIVMVKNTDLVKRHLDFTLIGRNE; this is encoded by the coding sequence ATGTCCAAAAAGAAAAAAAGGGCAAGGAGTCAGCGGAAAAATGAAATCACGAAAGGGATTTTTACCGTTCTGGAAGCTGAACCCAACAAATCTTTCAATTATAAACAAATTGCTTCAAAACTTGGTATCACGGACACCAAGGAACGTAACGATTTAATTCAGCGTTTGGGACAACTAAAGGCCAAGAATCGGATTGTGGAGCTGGAGCGCGGGAAATTTCAAAAAAAGCAAACAAAAAAAATACTTTTACAAGGAAAGGTGGATTTAGCCACCAATGGCAACGCCTACATTATGGTAGATGGGGTTGAGGAAGATATTTTCGTTCCCAACAATCGACTGAACAAAGCTTTTCATGGTGATATTGTAGAGGTATCCCTTAGGGACAGGAAAAATGGACGTAGACCGGAAGGGGAAATTTCCAGAGTGGTGGAACGCACAAAAAATGCCTATGTAGGTATAGTGGAAAAACACAAAACCTTTGTGTTTGTAAGGCCCACCGACCCCAAAATGTATACGGATATCTTTGTGCCAATTGAGCGGTCAAAAAAAGCGGAGGACGGCACAAAAGTCTTGGTGGAGCTGGGGGATTGGCCGGATGATACGGATTCTCCCTACGGTACCATCAAGGAAATTTTGGGTATGCCTGGGGAGCACCATACGGAAATTCATTCCATACTGGCGGAATATGGACTTCCTTATGAGTTTCCGTTTGAGGTGGAGCAGTTAGCGAACACCTTGGATACTTCCATTAAAGAAGTGGAAATACAGAAGCGAAAGGATATGCGGGAGGTACTTACCTTCACCATCGATCCAAAAGATGCCAAGGATTTTGATGATGCCCTTTCGTTCCGGGAACTGGAAAATGGTAATTATGAAATCGGTGTGCATATTGCTGATGTTTCGCATTACGTAATCCCTGGTTCCATTTTGGATGTGGAAGCCTTCAACAGGGCAACATCGGTGTACTTAGTGGACAGGGTTGTTCCCATGTTACCGGAAGTATTGTCCAATAATGCGTGTTCGTTAAGACCCAATGAGGAGAAATATACCTTCTCTGCGGTTTTTGAGATGGATAACAATGCCGTGGTGCGAAATCAGTGGTTTGGAAGGACGGTTATTTATTCAAATGAGCGTTTTGCGTATGAGGAAGCACAGCAAATCATTGAAAAAAAATCCAATACCATTCCAAAGGATATTTCCATACGGGAGGATGGGTATCAAGTTTCAAATGAAATTAAGGAAGCAGTCCTGAAACTGGACGGCCTTGCCAAAATTATGCGGGAAAAGCGAATGGATTCCGGGGCAATTTCCTTTGATAAAATTGAGGTGAAATTCAATCTTGATGAACAGAACAATCCGGAAAGTGTTTTTTTCAAGGAATCCAAGGATGCCAATAAGTTAATTGAGGAATTCATGTTACTGGCCAATAGAAAAGTAGCTGAATTCATAGGCAGGCAAAAGCCAAAGAAAACATTTGTTTATCGCGTACACGACGATCCGGATTTGGATAAACTCATGGCGCTTAATGGCGTGATTTCCAAATTTGGACATAGTGTGGATATAAGGGACAGAAAAACAATCAATACATCTTTGAACCGATTGTTGGAAAATGTCAAAGGAAAGAAAGAGCAAAACTTAGTGGATACCCTTGCCATTCGAAGCATGAGCAAAGCGATGTATACCACGGACAATATTGGACACTACGGATTGGCCTTTGATTATTATACGCACTTTACATCCCCCATACGAAGATATCCAGATGTAATGGTACATCGTCTTTTGCAGCAGTATTTGGATGGTGGAAAGTCTGCAGGGGAAGAGGTGTTGGAAGAACAGTGCAAACATTCTTCCAATATGGAATTGTTGGCGGCAAGTGCCGAACGTGATTCCATAAAGTACATGCAGATAAAATTTATGCAGGATCATTCGGATAAGGAATTTATAGGGGTAATCTCCGGTGTTACGGAGTGGGGCATTTATGTGGAAATCATAGAGAACAAGTGTGAGGGAATGGTCAGGATTCGGGATATTAAAGACGATTATTATGTTTTTGATGAACGCCAATATGCGGTGATTGGTGAGCGATTTAAAGAAATGTATCAATTGGGTGATGAAGTCATTGTTATGGTGAAAAACACGGATTTAGTGAAAAGGCATTTGGATTTTACCTTGATTGGTAGGAACGAGTGA
- the folB gene encoding dihydroneopterin aldolase: MGKIKLNNIRVHAWHGCLKEESIIGSDYRVDLEVHADLSVPSKTDKLSDTVDYVHLNTIIKEEMDIKSKLLEHVAKRILDRIFMEIPKIKSAEISVSKINPPIGGDVESVSVTLSAKNE, encoded by the coding sequence ATGGGCAAAATAAAACTCAATAATATCCGTGTTCATGCATGGCATGGCTGTCTTAAGGAAGAAAGCATAATTGGCAGTGATTATAGGGTAGATTTGGAGGTTCATGCTGATTTATCCGTCCCTTCCAAAACCGACAAGCTCTCGGATACCGTGGATTATGTTCATTTAAATACCATTATCAAGGAAGAAATGGACATCAAATCCAAATTGTTGGAGCACGTGGCCAAACGTATCCTTGATCGCATTTTCATGGAAATCCCAAAGATAAAATCAGCGGAAATTTCAGTTTCAAAGATTAACCCGCCAATAGGAGGGGACGTTGAAAGTGTTTCGGTAACTTTATCGGCCAAAAACGAATAA
- a CDS encoding S41 family peptidase: MNRLFKRRLLIPVFAVVFLVVGSGFKSDFFEIAKQIEIFTTLFKELNMNYVDETNPAELMDSAIKNMLDELDPYTKFLNEQDVEDYKISNAGEYSGIGALVRSYDDKLLIVEPYQDYPADKAGLKAGDEIIQIGDIKVSDFNDNASELLKGTNGTEVEVTYQRLGETKKTIIKREGVEVDAVPYYSMADDKTGYIVLSRFNRKASGQTKAAILDLKGRGAEHLILDLRGNPGGLLSEAINVTNLFVPKGELIVTTKSKVKKFNQQYTTKNQPIDAEIPLVVLINGSSASASEIVSGGLQDLDRAVVMGARSFGKGLVQRPLKLTYGTQLKVTISRYYTPSGRCIQSLDYWNRDEEGNAVRNTKFNQFKTRNGRIVEDGGGVMPDVEIASLKTNDLIKALDRNRVIFDFATDFFYKNDFGAVSDFNFSDTDYTAFKGFAQKADFTFKTDTEKLLEEQLNADETLLGSEVQNSYKDLLLTINKGKISALDTYKKEISKKLTDELVKRYFYRRGLYDYSLKHDEGILTAVSLLNDSSKYANILK, from the coding sequence ATGAATAGACTCTTCAAAAGACGTTTGCTTATCCCTGTTTTTGCCGTTGTTTTTCTTGTTGTCGGAAGTGGTTTTAAAAGCGATTTTTTTGAGATTGCCAAACAAATAGAAATTTTTACAACGCTGTTCAAGGAGCTCAACATGAATTATGTGGATGAAACAAATCCTGCGGAGTTAATGGATTCCGCCATAAAAAACATGTTGGATGAATTGGATCCCTACACCAAGTTTTTGAACGAGCAGGATGTTGAGGATTATAAAATAAGCAATGCCGGGGAATACTCGGGCATTGGCGCCTTGGTACGATCTTATGACGATAAATTGTTGATTGTGGAACCCTACCAAGATTATCCTGCCGATAAGGCCGGACTCAAAGCCGGGGATGAAATCATCCAGATCGGGGATATTAAGGTGTCCGATTTTAACGATAATGCCAGTGAACTCCTCAAAGGAACCAACGGGACGGAAGTTGAGGTTACCTACCAAAGGCTGGGGGAAACCAAAAAAACGATCATTAAGCGGGAAGGCGTTGAAGTGGATGCGGTTCCCTATTACAGTATGGCGGATGACAAAACAGGGTATATTGTGCTGTCACGGTTCAACAGAAAAGCATCGGGACAGACCAAGGCCGCAATACTAGATCTAAAGGGGCGGGGTGCAGAACACTTGATCCTTGATTTGCGCGGAAATCCCGGTGGCCTTCTTTCCGAAGCCATTAACGTCACCAATTTATTTGTCCCCAAAGGGGAATTGATAGTGACCACAAAATCCAAAGTAAAAAAGTTCAATCAGCAGTACACGACCAAAAATCAACCTATAGATGCAGAAATCCCCCTGGTGGTCCTTATCAATGGAAGCAGTGCTTCGGCCAGTGAGATTGTATCCGGAGGGCTTCAGGATTTGGACCGTGCCGTGGTCATGGGGGCCAGAAGTTTTGGAAAAGGGCTGGTTCAGCGTCCACTGAAGCTAACCTATGGAACCCAATTAAAAGTAACCATATCCCGTTATTACACCCCTTCCGGTAGATGTATCCAGTCCTTGGACTATTGGAACAGGGATGAGGAAGGAAATGCGGTCAGAAATACCAAATTCAATCAATTTAAGACCCGAAACGGAAGGATCGTGGAAGACGGTGGTGGTGTTATGCCGGATGTAGAAATTGCTTCCCTTAAAACCAATGACCTCATCAAAGCCCTTGACAGGAACAGGGTCATTTTTGATTTTGCCACCGATTTTTTCTATAAAAACGATTTTGGTGCGGTTTCCGATTTTAATTTTTCCGATACGGATTATACCGCTTTCAAGGGATTTGCCCAAAAAGCTGATTTTACCTTTAAAACAGATACCGAAAAACTATTGGAGGAACAACTCAATGCGGATGAGACCCTTTTGGGCTCCGAAGTACAGAACAGTTACAAAGATTTGCTATTGACCATCAACAAAGGAAAAATATCCGCCTTGGACACCTATAAGAAAGAGATTTCCAAAAAACTTACCGATGAACTTGTGAAACGGTATTTCTACAGAAGGGGGCTTTACGATTATAGCCTCAAACATGATGAGGGCATTTTAACGGCGGTGTCTTTGCTAAATGACAGCTCCAAGTACGCCAACATCCTGAAATGA
- a CDS encoding LysE family translocator, whose amino-acid sequence MIEDIQAAIPLGFLLSFMVGPVFFVLLETSAIKGFRAGLFFNVGVIVADVLFLFIAYFSSFQLLENLSNLPGLYVFGGTILFIYGVIIFIKKETKKDKVRPSKGTYLGLVVKGFLLNFINIGVLVFWLGVLIVVGPSLDNSPNRILVFFGTMLTTYFITDLFKILLAKQLKRKLTSKRIAYIKKVLGLVLVVCGIVLIIKGFLPKDKFNIKDGIERINEQKNPALKLGL is encoded by the coding sequence ATGATTGAAGATATACAGGCTGCAATTCCGTTGGGATTTCTTTTGAGTTTTATGGTCGGTCCTGTTTTCTTTGTTCTTCTGGAAACGAGCGCAATAAAGGGTTTTCGTGCAGGACTTTTTTTTAATGTTGGGGTAATTGTTGCAGATGTTCTTTTCTTGTTCATTGCCTATTTCAGTAGCTTTCAATTGTTGGAAAATCTCAGTAACCTTCCTGGACTTTATGTTTTTGGGGGAACCATTCTTTTTATATACGGTGTCATCATATTTATAAAGAAGGAAACGAAAAAGGATAAGGTAAGACCTTCCAAAGGAACCTATCTGGGATTGGTCGTTAAAGGGTTTTTGCTGAATTTTATCAATATCGGGGTCTTGGTTTTTTGGCTGGGAGTGCTAATTGTGGTGGGACCAAGTTTGGATAATAGCCCCAATCGTATCCTGGTGTTCTTTGGAACGATGTTGACCACGTACTTTATTACCGATCTTTTTAAAATTCTTCTGGCAAAACAACTTAAGAGAAAATTGACAAGCAAAAGAATCGCCTACATAAAGAAGGTTTTGGGCCTTGTTCTTGTGGTTTGTGGTATTGTATTGATTATTAAGGGTTTTTTACCAAAGGATAAGTTCAATATAAAGGACGGTATAGAACGCATCAATGAACAAAAAAACCCAGCTTTAAAGCTGGGTCTTTGA
- a CDS encoding ribonuclease P protein component, with protein sequence MSKNNSIPYDPKLKEYARALRKNSTLAEVLLWNNIKNGVLGAQFHTQVPLLNFIVDFYCHELMLAIEIDGRSHDFKYGYNEKKQGLLEQKGVRFLGFSDMEIKTDMANVMLTIADEVKKQVANTPLTFPKKERLKSKKLLEQLFLKGSAISAFPLKLLYLKTPLPKDVPFQVTLVAPKRNFKSAVKRNRIKRLLKEAYRLNKPAFFNNTKGQYALVILYLGKEMPSFSQIESGTKTLLTKLLKKISNE encoded by the coding sequence GTGTCAAAAAACAATAGCATTCCATATGACCCTAAACTAAAGGAATATGCCAGGGCGCTAAGAAAAAACAGCACCTTGGCTGAGGTTTTGCTTTGGAACAACATTAAAAATGGTGTTCTTGGCGCTCAATTCCACACACAGGTCCCCCTTCTTAACTTTATCGTGGATTTTTATTGTCATGAATTAATGTTGGCCATTGAAATCGATGGTCGTTCCCATGACTTTAAATACGGGTACAATGAAAAAAAACAGGGGCTCTTGGAACAAAAAGGGGTCCGCTTTCTTGGTTTTTCCGATATGGAAATCAAAACGGACATGGCCAATGTAATGCTAACCATAGCGGACGAGGTAAAAAAGCAGGTGGCCAACACCCCCCTTACGTTCCCAAAAAAGGAACGATTAAAAAGTAAAAAGCTCTTGGAGCAACTCTTTCTTAAGGGCAGCGCTATCTCTGCCTTTCCCCTAAAGCTCCTATACTTAAAAACTCCCCTGCCCAAGGACGTGCCCTTCCAGGTTACCTTAGTGGCGCCCAAGCGGAATTTCAAATCAGCTGTGAAACGGAACCGCATAAAAAGGCTGCTCAAAGAGGCCTATCGCCTGAACAAACCCGCTTTTTTTAACAATACAAAGGGACAATATGCGTTGGTGATTTTATACCTTGGAAAAGAAATGCCTTCTTTCTCCCAAATAGAATCAGGAACCAAAACCTTGCTTACCAAGCTTCTAAAAAAGATTTCAAATGAATAG
- a CDS encoding GNAT family N-acetyltransferase translates to MEIQIKTFDNLSVTELYDLLKLRSEVFVVEQKCIYLDIDGKDGKALHVLGILEGKIVAYSRIFKAGDYFANTSIGRVVVAKSDRKKGYAKIMMKAAMEHIFNSLKERKIELSAQTYLSRFYTELGFKIVGEAYLEDGIPHRKMIYG, encoded by the coding sequence ATGGAGATTCAAATAAAAACGTTCGATAATCTTTCGGTTACCGAGCTGTACGACCTATTGAAACTGAGGAGCGAAGTTTTTGTGGTAGAGCAGAAATGTATTTATCTGGACATTGATGGTAAAGATGGTAAAGCATTGCATGTCCTAGGAATATTGGAAGGAAAAATAGTGGCGTATTCACGCATATTCAAAGCTGGGGATTACTTTGCGAATACGTCTATTGGAAGGGTGGTGGTTGCCAAATCAGATCGAAAAAAGGGTTATGCCAAAATCATGATGAAAGCAGCCATGGAACATATTTTCAATAGCTTAAAGGAGCGAAAAATTGAACTTTCGGCACAGACGTACCTGAGCCGGTTTTATACGGAATTAGGATTTAAGATAGTGGGGGAAGCGTACTTGGAAGATGGAATTCCCCATAGGAAGATGATTTACGGTTAG
- the rpiB gene encoding ribose 5-phosphate isomerase B: protein MKIAIGNDHAGTEYKLAIVGLLKSKGIEVINYGTDGTDSVDYPDFVHPVAVEVEQGTVDLGIVICGSGNGASMTINKHQGVRGALCWNKEITALAREHNDANILSLPARFIALPQALDMVETFLTTEFEGGRHERRIEKIPCA, encoded by the coding sequence ATGAAAATAGCTATAGGAAATGACCATGCTGGTACAGAATATAAACTTGCCATTGTTGGTTTGTTGAAATCCAAGGGAATTGAGGTCATCAATTACGGAACGGATGGAACGGACAGCGTTGACTATCCAGATTTTGTGCATCCAGTAGCGGTGGAAGTGGAACAGGGTACCGTGGATTTAGGTATTGTGATATGCGGCAGCGGAAACGGGGCTAGCATGACCATTAATAAGCATCAGGGAGTAAGGGGAGCCCTCTGTTGGAACAAGGAAATCACAGCCTTGGCAAGGGAACATAACGACGCCAATATTTTGAGTCTTCCGGCAAGATTTATTGCACTTCCCCAGGCGCTGGATATGGTAGAGACTTTTTTGACCACCGAATTCGAAGGTGGTCGTCATGAGCGAAGAATAGAAAAAATCCCATGTGCTTGA
- a CDS encoding type IX secretion system membrane protein PorP/SprF: MKKSLLLTLLMLVFFSSKSQELTIPQLSQYIADNPFIMSPTYAGVGDHIKVRLNGLTQWVGIEDAPDTQTLAADARIGNRSGIGMLLYNDSNGETKQRGSRVSFAHHLILDRYDDEFLSFGLSYNFNQFRIDTENFVQLDPNGPPPPTDDRATANHNFDVGVLYRLDKFYFSLNASNLLNKDLADFNPIFEPNTLRNYYVYTGYSFSKSNNSKIEIEPSVFFQWFENDGRSVTDLNAKFRFHDFEDYYYLGLTYRFLNDQIGTPLYIAPIAGLKKSNFYFGYSYQVIANEILGYSSGTHVLTVGMDLFQGISNCRCTY, from the coding sequence ATGAAGAAGTCCCTACTCTTAACCCTGCTGATGCTCGTATTTTTTTCGAGCAAATCCCAAGAATTGACCATACCTCAGCTGTCGCAATACATTGCGGACAACCCTTTTATAATGTCACCAACTTACGCAGGTGTGGGAGACCATATTAAGGTCAGACTCAACGGACTAACACAATGGGTGGGTATTGAAGATGCCCCGGACACCCAAACCCTGGCCGCAGATGCCCGAATTGGAAATAGATCCGGAATAGGAATGCTATTGTACAACGATAGTAATGGCGAGACCAAACAGCGGGGTTCCCGGGTTTCCTTTGCCCACCACCTTATTTTGGATAGGTACGATGATGAGTTCCTTTCTTTTGGCCTTTCCTATAACTTTAACCAGTTTCGGATAGACACGGAAAACTTTGTACAACTGGACCCAAATGGTCCACCACCACCAACAGACGATCGTGCAACCGCCAATCACAATTTTGATGTAGGGGTGCTCTACCGTTTGGACAAATTCTACTTTAGTTTGAACGCTTCAAATCTATTGAACAAGGATTTGGCCGACTTCAACCCCATTTTTGAGCCTAATACGCTCCGTAATTACTATGTATATACAGGGTATAGTTTTTCCAAAAGCAACAATAGTAAAATAGAAATAGAACCTTCCGTTTTCTTTCAATGGTTTGAAAATGATGGTCGATCCGTAACGGATTTGAACGCAAAATTTCGATTTCATGATTTTGAGGATTATTACTATTTAGGCCTTACCTATCGTTTCCTGAACGACCAAATTGGAACACCACTCTATATCGCGCCCATTGCGGGATTGAAGAAGAGCAATTTCTATTTTGGTTATTCGTATCAGGTGATTGCCAATGAAATTCTGGGCTACAGTTCGGGAACACATGTCCTGACCGTTGGAATGGATTTGTTCCAGGGAATCAGTAATTGCCGCTGTACATATTAA